Proteins encoded together in one Lathyrus oleraceus cultivar Zhongwan6 chromosome 5, CAAS_Psat_ZW6_1.0, whole genome shotgun sequence window:
- the LOC127082070 gene encoding proline-rich receptor-like protein kinase PERK8, with amino-acid sequence MKRTREPSEKAKQENRAKLGEPSGSRPPVPLVGSPGKSVPLSPSIKIKPVASSLPQPSPIYTNSETPPSTSRPSNQPSQKFNIATTSLPVSEAEMLNETTSPSSSPSPQSPPYYTLSSDTETSDPHSPTLGQLQNRALASQQPTHSSPEPEVTSPPPEIPNTTTSDPPPSEPIHSESQSSQPQHSTIPQPTTSVDPPTPTLNLSPPTSPSQASEPETTLLTLRKQLRCLQKLQLIRSSL; translated from the coding sequence ATGAAGAGGACACGAGAACCATCTGAGAAGGCAAAGCAGGAAAATAGAGCGAAACTGGGAGAACCAtctggatcaagacctccagtACCTCTGGTTGGATCACCTGGTAAGTCTGTACCTCTCTCTCCTTCTATAAAAATTAAACCAGTTGCTTCCTCACTCCCTCAACCTTCGCCCATATACACAAACTctgaaactcctccctcaacATCTAGACCCTCTAACCAACCTTCTCAAAAATTCAATATTGCCACTACATCTCTACCTGTTTCAGAAGCAGAAATGCTGAACGAAACCACTTCACCCTCCTCATCACCATCTCCACAATCACCACCTTACTACACCCTTTCATCTGACACTGAAACCTCTGACCCTCACTCCCCAACTCTGGGTCAGCTTCAAAACCGTGCTCTAGCCTCTCAACAGCCAACACACTCTAGCCCTGAACCAGAAGTTACCTCTCCACCCCCCGAAATCCCAAACACAACCACCTCTGACCCTCCACCATCTGAACCAATCCACTCTGAATCACAATCATCCCAACCACAACACTCTACAATACCCCAACCAACTACCTCCGTTGACCCACCAACTCCCACTCTTAACTTAAGCCCCCCCACTTCTCCATCCCAAGCCTCTGAACCAGAAACCACCCTACTGACCTTGAGGAAGCAATTAAGGTGTTTGCAGAAGCTTCAGTTGAtaaggtcaagtctctga